A region from the Acidobacteriota bacterium genome encodes:
- a CDS encoding protein kinase, translating into MKEWLRSGTMIQQYRIVMRIGVSAIGEVYQVRDDVNFRDCALKLLSANLLWDDNSRQRFLQIVKSAPPLDHPNISKILDAGVTASGQPFVVTEIVHGRTLDEIGIGLARKLGDKIQIAIETADALAAAHAQGILHLGLKPANVMLDHQSKIRVLDFAVTLATQIALMSRGPKAPPQQMTIGKARYLSPEQIRGEKPTPQSDIFSLGILVYELFSSQLPFPGKSIEEVCHNILNTEPEPLTLENHEVPPAVNPILMKALAKNPAQRYRTAAEFAAALRQLAVEEKTAELARSKGKLKKDNEGAEELETQSWLELLKELLKKLQKQLIISLIFAITAAAFGLTYYYRKDQNFKLPEELLPFTKITTSGKVLEAVLSPDGKGLAYLVEDGPRQNLLYQNLKDRRDRLIYSTKDTEIGGLTFSRFNDFVYFVKSAPAPSELYKVPITGGVTPKILANIASPVTTSPSNQQIAFVRQNGAESQLVSYDLKNQTENVITTRQSPTQFVASGPAWSQDGKLIACAVKKATDDLTFDIVLIDVEGGIEKPFVSGPWVEISRLAWMAGDEGLLVNGRTLEAQQWQIWRILRATGEVRAMTNGVNDYRGLSLTNDRRLALSVNFVRDVVLWLGTSDSAQQLTIGQDDGVSGLAWAGNHQLIYTSRANHRDELWLKKTDSTPTQFLKTFWPPNSRAVLNPIGTATGQSAIFAAVVGDQAQLWQGDLSGDNKMQQLTNGQVTLFPQLSSDGGTLFYSLLANGRASIAKRKLSNGETAVLLEGHAWGGVVSPDGSRMACNFFDEASNSWKLLVAPVAGGAPAVKFDLPGTAHRLLRWLPDGSGIAYPVTQRGVTNLWKQPLDGSAPSTLTTFTKHRIYNFAWSPDGQQLAVSRGRRISDAVTISGWATDKR; encoded by the coding sequence ATGAAGGAATGGTTACGCTCTGGCACGATGATTCAGCAGTATCGCATTGTGATGCGCATCGGTGTCAGTGCAATTGGTGAAGTTTATCAGGTACGTGATGATGTCAATTTCCGCGACTGCGCGTTGAAATTGCTCTCGGCCAATCTTTTGTGGGATGACAACAGCCGGCAACGATTTCTGCAAATCGTAAAATCCGCCCCGCCCCTCGATCATCCGAACATCAGCAAAATTCTGGATGCCGGTGTGACAGCCAGTGGTCAGCCGTTTGTCGTCACCGAGATTGTGCATGGCCGCACGCTGGATGAAATCGGCATCGGCCTGGCACGCAAACTTGGGGACAAGATTCAAATTGCGATTGAAACAGCAGACGCGCTGGCCGCCGCGCATGCCCAGGGCATTTTGCATTTGGGGCTGAAGCCCGCCAATGTGATGCTCGATCACCAAAGCAAAATCCGCGTGCTGGATTTTGCCGTCACCCTGGCGACGCAAATTGCGTTGATGTCGCGCGGCCCCAAAGCCCCGCCCCAGCAAATGACCATCGGCAAGGCGCGTTATCTCAGCCCGGAACAGATTCGGGGTGAAAAACCGACGCCGCAATCCGATATATTCAGCTTGGGCATCCTGGTCTACGAACTCTTTTCCAGTCAGTTGCCGTTTCCTGGCAAATCCATTGAAGAGGTTTGCCACAATATCTTGAACACCGAGCCGGAACCGCTCACCCTCGAAAACCACGAGGTCCCGCCTGCGGTAAACCCGATTTTGATGAAAGCGCTCGCCAAAAACCCGGCGCAACGTTACCGCACAGCCGCCGAATTCGCCGCCGCCTTACGCCAATTGGCTGTTGAAGAAAAGACGGCGGAACTAGCCCGATCAAAAGGCAAACTCAAAAAGGACAATGAAGGGGCGGAGGAACTGGAGACCCAAAGCTGGCTGGAATTGCTGAAAGAGTTGCTCAAGAAACTCCAAAAGCAATTGATCATCTCACTCATCTTCGCCATCACGGCGGCGGCGTTTGGGCTGACTTACTATTATCGCAAAGACCAAAACTTCAAACTTCCCGAAGAGTTATTGCCCTTCACCAAAATCACCACCAGCGGCAAGGTGCTCGAGGCGGTGCTTTCCCCGGATGGCAAGGGCCTTGCGTATTTGGTTGAAGATGGGCCGCGCCAAAATCTGCTATATCAAAATCTCAAAGACCGGCGCGACCGCTTGATCTATTCCACCAAAGACACCGAGATTGGCGGACTCACTTTTTCGCGGTTCAATGATTTCGTTTATTTCGTGAAGTCCGCCCCTGCACCCAGCGAACTATACAAAGTTCCTATCACCGGCGGCGTCACGCCGAAAATTCTGGCGAACATCGCCAGTCCGGTGACGACCTCACCGAGCAACCAGCAAATCGCCTTTGTGCGGCAGAACGGCGCTGAGTCACAGTTGGTGAGCTACGATCTCAAAAACCAAACCGAAAACGTCATCACCACGCGCCAAAGCCCCACCCAATTTGTCGCCAGCGGCCCGGCCTGGTCGCAAGATGGCAAGCTGATCGCTTGTGCAGTGAAGAAGGCCACCGATGATTTGACGTTCGATATTGTGTTGATTGATGTCGAGGGGGGCATCGAAAAACCATTTGTTTCCGGGCCTTGGGTTGAAATCAGCCGCCTCGCCTGGATGGCTGGCGATGAAGGGTTATTGGTCAACGGGCGGACACTCGAAGCGCAGCAATGGCAAATCTGGCGTATTCTGCGCGCCACTGGTGAAGTGCGGGCCATGACCAACGGCGTCAATGACTATCGCGGCTTGAGCCTGACCAATGACCGGCGCCTGGCACTCAGCGTCAATTTTGTGCGTGATGTCGTGCTTTGGCTGGGCACCAGCGACAGCGCGCAGCAATTGACCATCGGCCAGGATGACGGGGTCAGCGGTTTGGCATGGGCTGGAAATCACCAATTGATTTATACCTCGCGCGCCAACCATCGCGACGAACTCTGGTTGAAAAAAACCGACAGCACGCCGACACAATTCCTGAAAACCTTTTGGCCACCGAACTCCCGCGCGGTCTTAAATCCAATTGGCACGGCAACCGGCCAGAGCGCGATCTTCGCCGCTGTCGTGGGCGATCAGGCGCAACTCTGGCAGGGCGATCTTTCCGGCGACAACAAAATGCAGCAACTGACAAACGGCCAGGTCACGCTCTTCCCGCAATTGAGCAGTGATGGCGGGACGTTGTTCTATTCACTGCTTGCCAACGGTCGCGCGTCCATCGCCAAACGAAAGCTGAGCAATGGCGAAACGGCGGTCTTGCTCGAAGGCCACGCCTGGGGCGGCGTTGTTTCGCCTGATGGCAGCCGGATGGCGTGCAACTTCTTCGATGAGGCCAGCAATTCCTGGAAACTGCTGGTCGCACCAGTGGCGGGCGGCGCCCCCGCCGTCAAATTTGATTTGCCTGGCACGGCCCACCGCCTGTTGCGCTGGCTTCCTGATGGCTCGGGCATCGCCTATCCGGTTACGCAACGCGGCGTGACGAATTTATGGAAACAGCCCTTGGATGGTAGCGCCCCCAGCACACTCACCACGTTTACGAAACATCGCATTTACAACTTTGCCTGGTCGCCCGACGGCCAACAACTGGCGGTTTCCCGTGGCCGGCGCATCAGCGATGCCGTCACCATCAGCGGCTGGGCCACCGACAAACGCTAA
- a CDS encoding cation acetate symporter: MNAALLMFLVFIAITLVITYWAARKNTGSNAFFAAGRSLTAWQNGIAVAGDYMSAASFLGIAGIIAFQGYDGFMYSVGWLVAYLTVLLIVAEPLRNAGKYTMADVLAYRLSPRPVRAMGALSTLTVSTFYMIAQMVGAGALVSLLLKDTGITFRTAVIAIGILMIVYVVFGGMLATTWVQIIKAILLMSGTILLSILVLKHFHFSFGEFFNAIANVTYHDASGKLVTQDFLTPGLRYKPPYGALDLISLGLALIFGTAGLPHILVRFYTVPDAKTARGSVVWAMVIIGSFYILTTFLGFGAATIVGRDFIAKNGGTNMSAPLLAQALAGDLFFAFISAIAFATILAVVAGLTISASTSFAHDFWTNVLHHGKERAPGEEVRVARVTAFVVGAVAITIAIVLGPNANVAFLVALAFAVAASANLPVIVLSLFWRRFNTRGAVAGLATGLLSSLVLILLSPSILKTAAIFPLENPGIVSIPLGFLGAVIGTLTGREPHAEAKFTELNVRATTGLGAEKASSH, from the coding sequence ATGAATGCTGCTCTGTTGATGTTTCTGGTCTTCATTGCGATCACGCTGGTGATCACGTATTGGGCCGCGCGCAAGAATACGGGGTCGAATGCCTTTTTCGCCGCTGGGCGTTCGCTGACGGCGTGGCAGAACGGCATCGCGGTGGCGGGCGATTATATGAGCGCCGCTTCATTCCTGGGCATAGCCGGAATTATCGCCTTTCAGGGTTACGATGGGTTTATGTATTCGGTCGGCTGGCTGGTGGCCTACCTAACTGTGCTGCTGATCGTAGCGGAACCGTTGCGCAATGCGGGCAAATACACGATGGCGGATGTGTTGGCGTACCGGTTGAGTCCGCGCCCCGTTAGGGCGATGGGCGCGTTGAGCACACTGACGGTCAGCACGTTTTATATGATCGCGCAGATGGTCGGAGCGGGCGCGCTGGTGTCGCTGTTGCTTAAAGACACGGGCATCACCTTTCGCACGGCGGTCATCGCGATTGGGATTTTGATGATCGTATATGTGGTTTTCGGCGGAATGCTGGCGACGACCTGGGTACAAATCATCAAGGCGATTTTGCTGATGAGCGGCACGATTCTGTTGAGCATTCTGGTGCTCAAACATTTCCACTTCAGCTTTGGCGAATTTTTCAATGCGATTGCGAATGTGACGTACCACGATGCGAGCGGCAAACTTGTCACGCAAGACTTTCTGACGCCGGGGCTGCGCTACAAACCACCGTATGGTGCGTTGGATTTGATCTCGCTGGGGCTGGCGCTGATCTTCGGCACGGCGGGCTTGCCACACATCCTCGTGCGGTTTTACACAGTGCCCGATGCGAAGACGGCGCGCGGCAGCGTCGTCTGGGCGATGGTCATCATCGGCAGCTTTTACATTCTGACGACGTTTCTGGGCTTCGGCGCGGCGACGATTGTCGGGCGCGATTTCATCGCCAAGAATGGCGGGACGAATATGAGCGCGCCGCTGTTGGCGCAGGCGCTCGCCGGGGATTTGTTTTTCGCGTTCATCTCGGCGATTGCGTTTGCGACGATCCTGGCGGTTGTTGCCGGGTTGACAATTTCCGCGTCAACATCGTTTGCGCACGATTTCTGGACGAATGTGTTGCATCACGGCAAGGAACGCGCGCCGGGCGAAGAGGTACGTGTGGCGCGGGTGACGGCGTTTGTAGTTGGCGCGGTGGCGATCACGATTGCGATTGTGCTGGGGCCGAATGCGAATGTGGCCTTCCTGGTCGCGCTGGCCTTTGCGGTGGCGGCGTCGGCGAATTTGCCGGTGATTGTGCTGTCGTTGTTCTGGCGGCGGTTCAATACGCGTGGGGCGGTGGCGGGTTTGGCGACAGGCTTGCTGTCATCGCTGGTGTTGATTCTGCTCAGTCCGAGCATTTTGAAAACGGCGGCAATCTTTCCGCTGGAAAACCCCGGCATCGTCAGCATCCCGCTGGGTTTTCTGGGCGCGGTGATTGGCACGCTGACTGGACGCGAACCACACGCGGAAGCGAAGTTCACCGAATTGAATGTGCGGGCCACGACCGGTTTGGGCGCGGAGAAAGCCAGTTCGCATTGA
- a CDS encoding DUF485 domain-containing protein encodes MSQEKRFGLSEEDLTPSAGAATDVAPLGRQHKPAHELTADEDIDVADWERVAALDEFKRLVAAKRKFIIPATIFFVVYYFALPVLVGYAPGLMSRRVLGVINVAYLFALSQFFMAWGIAALYVRAAGRFDAMAQSIRRKVKGEN; translated from the coding sequence ATGAGTCAGGAAAAACGCTTCGGCTTATCCGAAGAAGACCTTACCCCAAGTGCAGGTGCGGCCACCGACGTGGCCCCGCTGGGTCGGCAGCACAAACCCGCGCACGAATTAACCGCTGACGAAGACATTGACGTGGCCGATTGGGAGCGCGTCGCGGCTCTTGATGAATTCAAGCGGCTGGTCGCGGCGAAGCGCAAATTCATCATCCCGGCGACGATCTTTTTCGTGGTCTATTACTTTGCGCTGCCGGTGCTGGTGGGTTACGCGCCGGGGCTGATGAGCCGGCGCGTGCTGGGCGTCATTAACGTCGCCTACCTGTTCGCGCTCTCGCAATTTTTCATGGCCTGGGGCATCGCGGCGCTGTATGTGCGCGCGGCGGGCCGCTTCGATGCAATGGCGCAGAGCATCCGCCGTAAAGTGAAAGGGGAAAACTAG
- a CDS encoding TonB-dependent receptor, with amino-acid sequence MFMRNRHPFAYFRTALGALLLALAVFAPVRAQQAATATLEGVVTDPQGAVIANAKLVIKNQQNGLTRELQTDGSGVYRFVALQPGTYDLSVSAPNFTEAKRSSIVLTVGQKLNLDVALTVGASSESITIIEQAPVVETTRTNVASSVGAKQVSSLPVNGRNFLDFVTLTPGVVRDPRGGDLSFGGQKGTLNSIQIDGVDNNNLFFGQSLGRTGSGRAPYQFSQDAVQEFQVNTNSFSAEFGRAAGGTINVITKSGGNDFHGTGFEFFRDRSLNANSLRYDAGLETFTGGRPALIPNGFRFDSATSSIVGSRDKPPYHFHQFGGNLGGPIKKDHAFFFFNYDGQRNTQPNILNVLPAATATDPASVAGRNRLLPLANNYVRGFNQDVYLAKADWQLTAANRLSFRYNRQKFTGVNLESNGANVAQEHSGNSLVTTDSFSVTLNTTLTPRLLNEFRLQLARDREPGLANSDAPEAVITNGGQAALTIGRNNFSPRETTEKKYQFIDNVSYIAGQHSLKGGADLNFERIKNFFPGFQGAGYTFTSYANFTNNIVASYTQAFAGDGTTGFTTFPNFDEYGFFALDDWRAQKSLTINLGLRYDVQQLKQGPTRNPNAALTAAGIDTSRNNNDHNNFAPRFGFAWSPAKNDRLVVRGGYGLFYGRTPSIALGTAHSNNGLNSISVTLTNPTGLVYPFRFASLADIQARGGQPAALNLFVFERNYQQPYTMQGSLGVEYGLTNDLSVNASYLSVQGRHLQRTRDINLPVPVASAISGGIVSTFLRYPGTASPTRPITGFGRIAEFESNANSSYNALILQINKRFAKHYQYLFAYTFSKVIDDAPDATSVVTANAGDDTKQAQYSTLLSDERGVGNANVPHRVVVSGLWNLDYFKGTGPARQLLGGWEVSGILQASSNLPFSARLAANVDLNNDGNRNSDRAPGFGRNSFYQGHFVTFDFRTTKNFFITEKFRLQFIAEFFNLFNRINIPGNLVNGQLYNVTGVNTAGVTPTLTRRNDFGNPRGAADPRIGQLALKLIF; translated from the coding sequence ATGTTTATGCGAAATCGTCATCCCTTTGCTTACTTTAGAACCGCGCTTGGCGCGCTGCTGCTGGCGCTGGCGGTCTTTGCGCCTGTGCGGGCGCAACAAGCGGCCACCGCCACACTCGAAGGCGTGGTCACCGACCCGCAAGGCGCGGTCATCGCCAATGCCAAACTCGTCATTAAGAATCAACAGAACGGCCTCACGCGCGAACTGCAAACCGATGGCTCAGGCGTCTATCGTTTCGTGGCCTTGCAGCCGGGCACTTATGACCTGAGCGTCAGCGCGCCCAATTTCACCGAAGCCAAGCGCAGCAGCATCGTGCTGACCGTGGGCCAAAAGCTCAATCTGGATGTCGCACTCACCGTGGGCGCGAGCAGCGAAAGCATTACTATTATTGAGCAAGCACCTGTCGTCGAAACCACACGCACCAATGTGGCCAGTTCGGTCGGCGCCAAGCAGGTGAGTTCCCTGCCCGTCAATGGCCGCAACTTTCTGGACTTCGTCACGCTCACGCCCGGCGTGGTGCGCGATCCGCGCGGCGGCGACCTCTCGTTCGGCGGACAGAAAGGCACGCTCAACAGCATCCAGATTGACGGCGTAGACAACAACAATCTGTTTTTCGGGCAATCGCTCGGACGCACAGGTTCGGGCCGCGCGCCCTATCAGTTCAGCCAGGACGCCGTGCAGGAATTCCAGGTCAACACCAATAGCTTTTCGGCGGAATTCGGACGCGCCGCCGGGGGCACGATCAATGTCATCACCAAATCGGGCGGCAATGATTTTCACGGCACCGGCTTTGAGTTCTTCCGCGACCGTTCGCTCAACGCCAACAGTCTGCGTTACGATGCTGGGTTGGAGACCTTCACCGGCGGCAGACCGGCGCTGATTCCCAACGGCTTCCGTTTCGATTCCGCCACGTCGAGCATCGTCGGCAGCCGCGACAAACCGCCGTATCACTTCCACCAATTCGGCGGCAATCTGGGCGGCCCCATCAAGAAAGATCATGCGTTCTTCTTCTTCAATTACGACGGGCAGCGCAACACGCAACCCAACATCCTTAACGTGCTGCCCGCCGCCACCGCGACAGACCCGGCTTCGGTCGCAGGCCGCAATCGGTTGCTGCCGTTGGCGAACAACTATGTGCGCGGATTCAATCAGGATGTCTATTTGGCCAAGGCGGACTGGCAACTGACAGCGGCGAATCGGCTGAGCTTCCGCTACAACCGGCAGAAATTCACGGGCGTCAATCTGGAAAGCAACGGCGCGAACGTCGCGCAGGAACACAGCGGCAACAGTCTGGTGACGACCGATTCATTCTCGGTCACGCTCAACACCACCCTCACGCCGCGTTTGCTCAATGAATTCCGCCTGCAACTCGCGCGCGACCGCGAGCCTGGTCTGGCGAATTCCGACGCGCCCGAAGCCGTCATTACTAACGGCGGCCAGGCGGCGCTCACCATCGGGCGCAACAATTTCAGCCCGCGCGAAACCACCGAGAAGAAGTACCAGTTTATTGACAACGTCTCTTATATCGCAGGCCAGCACAGCCTGAAGGGCGGCGCTGATCTCAACTTCGAACGCATCAAGAATTTCTTCCCCGGCTTCCAGGGCGCGGGTTACACCTTCACGAGCTACGCCAATTTCACCAACAACATCGTCGCCAGTTACACACAAGCCTTCGCGGGCGACGGCACGACGGGTTTCACGACCTTTCCCAACTTCGACGAATACGGCTTTTTTGCCCTGGACGATTGGCGCGCCCAGAAAAGCCTGACGATCAACCTCGGCTTGCGTTATGACGTGCAGCAGTTGAAGCAGGGACCAACGCGCAATCCGAACGCGGCCTTGACCGCCGCTGGGATTGATACCTCGCGGAATAACAACGATCACAATAACTTTGCCCCGCGCTTCGGTTTCGCCTGGAGTCCGGCAAAGAACGACCGGCTGGTCGTGCGTGGCGGTTATGGCCTGTTTTATGGCCGCACGCCGTCAATCGCGCTCGGCACGGCGCATTCCAACAACGGCTTGAACTCGATCAGCGTCACGCTGACTAATCCGACCGGCCTCGTTTATCCGTTCCGCTTTGCCAGTCTCGCCGACATTCAGGCGCGCGGCGGACAACCGGCGGCACTCAACCTGTTCGTCTTCGAGCGTAACTACCAACAGCCTTACACGATGCAGGGCAGCCTGGGCGTCGAATACGGCTTGACCAACGACCTCTCGGTTAATGCGTCCTATCTCTCCGTACAAGGCCGTCACTTGCAACGCACGCGCGACATCAATCTGCCGGTGCCCGTGGCTTCAGCGATTTCCGGCGGCATTGTCTCGACCTTCCTGCGTTATCCGGGCACGGCCAGCCCGACACGGCCCATCACTGGCTTTGGCCGCATTGCCGAATTCGAGAGCAACGCCAATTCCAGCTACAACGCGCTGATCTTGCAGATCAACAAACGCTTCGCGAAGCATTATCAATACCTTTTCGCCTACACGTTCTCGAAGGTGATTGACGACGCGCCGGATGCCACTTCGGTCGTGACGGCCAACGCGGGCGATGATACCAAGCAAGCGCAATACAGCACGCTGCTCAGCGACGAACGCGGCGTCGGCAATGCCAACGTCCCGCATCGCGTGGTGGTCAGCGGGTTGTGGAATCTGGATTATTTCAAAGGCACTGGCCCGGCCCGCCAACTGCTGGGCGGTTGGGAAGTGAGCGGCATTTTGCAGGCGAGCAGCAATCTGCCCTTTTCGGCGCGGCTGGCGGCGAACGTTGACCTGAACAACGACGGCAACCGGAATTCGGATCGCGCACCGGGCTTCGGACGCAATTCCTTTTACCAGGGTCATTTCGTCACCTTCGATTTCCGCACGACGAAGAATTTCTTCATCACCGAAAAATTCCGGCTGCAATTCATCGCCGAGTTTTTCAATCTCTTCAATCGCATCAACATTCCCGGCAACCTGGTTAACGGTCAGTTGTACAACGTCACCGGTGTCAACACCGCAGGTGTGACACCCACACTGACCCGCCGCAATGACTTCGGCAATCCGCGTGGCGCGGCTGACCCGCGCATCGGGCAGTTGGCGTTGAAACTGATCTTCTAA
- a CDS encoding alpha/beta fold hydrolase: MRQRMVILLCLCCVASWPATCLVRAQTTPAPVEGDYVARDFRFESGETLPALQLHYRTLGQPLKNAAGQVRNAVLVMHGTTGAGSGFLSPSFAGVLFGAGQLLDASKYFIILPDAIGHGKSSKPSDGLHAKFPHYNYNDMVTADYRLLTEKLGVNHLRLVMGTSMGGMHTWVWGEKYPDFMDALLPLASLPVAIAGRNRFMRRMVIDSIKGDPDWQNGEYKTQPVRGLTAAIYTLMWMVSTPLQQYKQAPTREAADKLFDNQVRSYLSRMDANDMLYAYDSSRDYDPAPKLETIQAPLVAINSADDQVNPPELGVAEREIKRVQRGRFILIPISDQTRGHGTHSLPALWQQHLAALLKESEHPE, encoded by the coding sequence ATGCGTCAACGAATGGTTATTCTGCTGTGTCTGTGCTGCGTGGCAAGCTGGCCAGCCACCTGCTTAGTGCGTGCGCAAACAACGCCCGCGCCGGTCGAGGGCGATTATGTAGCGCGCGACTTCCGCTTTGAGAGCGGCGAGACCTTGCCCGCCTTGCAATTGCATTACCGCACGCTGGGCCAGCCCCTAAAAAATGCGGCAGGCCAAGTGCGCAATGCCGTCTTGGTTATGCACGGCACGACTGGCGCGGGATCAGGCTTTCTGTCGCCCTCGTTCGCGGGCGTGCTCTTCGGCGCGGGGCAACTGCTCGACGCCAGTAAGTATTTCATCATCCTGCCCGATGCTATCGGCCACGGAAAATCGTCGAAGCCCAGCGATGGCTTGCACGCTAAATTCCCGCACTACAATTACAACGACATGGTGACGGCGGACTATCGCCTGTTGACGGAAAAGCTCGGCGTCAATCATCTGCGGTTGGTGATGGGGACTTCGATGGGCGGGATGCATACCTGGGTTTGGGGCGAAAAGTATCCTGATTTTATGGACGCGCTGCTGCCGCTCGCCAGCCTGCCCGTGGCGATTGCGGGCCGCAACCGGTTCATGCGGCGCATGGTCATTGATTCGATCAAAGGCGATCCCGATTGGCAAAACGGCGAATACAAAACGCAACCCGTGCGTGGGCTGACGGCGGCGATTTATACGCTGATGTGGATGGTCAGCACGCCGCTGCAACAATACAAACAGGCGCCGACACGCGAGGCCGCCGACAAACTCTTCGACAATCAGGTGCGTTCCTACCTTAGTCGTATGGATGCCAATGACATGCTTTACGCCTATGACTCGTCGCGCGATTACGACCCCGCGCCCAAACTCGAAACGATTCAGGCACCGCTCGTAGCGATCAATTCCGCCGACGATCAAGTCAATCCGCCCGAACTCGGCGTCGCCGAACGCGAGATCAAACGGGTGCAGCGTGGCCGCTTCATCCTCATTCCCATCAGCGACCAGACGCGCGGGCACGGTACACATTCGCTGCCGGCGTTATGGCAGCAGCATCTGGCAGCGTTATTGAAAGAATCAGAACACCCTGAATGA
- a CDS encoding glycosyltransferase family 2 protein: MKRLTLAIANVNVAPQAQELAAWPAHPLVERILWLRQPTAPPAPAGTQELITDSYFSGPLINKLLALCRTDYLLLLLPGGAVELGARALERLVQVADDTEAGLLYSDYRERQGVEISEHPLIDYQTGSLRDNFDFGALLLLSRQAAQVSLQEYGAVPDSVRWGGLYDLRLKLSTDFDVVRVPEPLYTRAAVDTRASGEKLFDYVDPRQREYQLEMERLATEHLQRINAWLAPEFVAVPEADEAFPVKASIIIPVRNRAKTIAEAMRSALTQQADFDFNVIVVDNHSTDGTTELLRAQAADNGSLIHLIPTHTDLGIGGCWNEALYAAHCGRYAVQLDSDDIYAGADTLARIVAEFERGPYAMVIGSYTIVDFDLNELPPGLIDHREWTRANGRNNALRINGLGAPRAFDVSVLRQIGLPNVSYGEDYAVALRLSRTYEIGRIYDSLYFARRWSGNSDSALPLATANRYDSYKDHLRTVEIEARRQFNAKAGLRQT; this comes from the coding sequence ATGAAACGCCTTACCCTCGCAATCGCAAACGTCAACGTTGCACCACAAGCGCAAGAATTGGCGGCCTGGCCGGCGCATCCGCTGGTCGAGCGTATTCTTTGGTTGCGCCAGCCAACCGCGCCGCCCGCGCCCGCCGGCACCCAAGAGTTAATTACCGACAGCTATTTTTCCGGCCCGCTCATCAATAAACTGCTGGCGCTATGCCGCACTGATTATCTGTTGTTGCTGTTGCCGGGCGGCGCGGTTGAACTGGGCGCGCGCGCTTTGGAGCGGCTGGTGCAAGTCGCTGATGACACCGAAGCCGGGTTGCTTTACAGCGACTATCGCGAACGCCAGGGCGTGGAAATCAGCGAGCATCCGCTCATTGATTATCAAACGGGCAGTCTGCGCGACAACTTCGATTTCGGCGCGCTGCTGCTGCTCTCGCGCCAGGCCGCGCAGGTCAGTTTGCAGGAATACGGGGCCGTGCCTGACAGCGTGCGCTGGGGCGGCCTGTATGACCTGCGGCTCAAGCTCTCCACTGATTTCGATGTAGTGCGTGTGCCCGAACCGCTTTACACGCGCGCGGCGGTGGACACACGGGCGAGCGGCGAAAAGTTGTTTGATTATGTTGACCCGCGCCAGCGCGAATACCAGCTTGAGATGGAGCGCCTCGCCACCGAACACTTGCAACGCATTAACGCCTGGCTCGCGCCTGAATTTGTCGCCGTGCCCGAAGCTGACGAAGCCTTTCCGGTCAAAGCCAGCATCATCATTCCCGTGCGCAATCGCGCCAAAACGATTGCCGAGGCCATGCGCAGCGCTTTGACGCAGCAAGCCGATTTCGACTTCAACGTCATCGTCGTGGATAACCACTCCACCGACGGCACGACCGAGTTGTTGCGCGCACAGGCGGCTGATAACGGGTCACTGATTCATCTCATTCCCACCCACACCGATTTGGGCATTGGCGGTTGTTGGAACGAAGCGCTCTATGCGGCGCACTGCGGACGCTACGCCGTGCAGCTTGATTCCGACGACATCTATGCGGGGGCGGATACCCTGGCGCGCATTGTGGCGGAATTTGAGCGCGGCCCGTATGCGATGGTCATCGGGTCGTACACGATTGTGGATTTCGACCTTAACGAATTGCCGCCCGGATTGATTGATCACCGCGAATGGACGCGCGCGAACGGGCGCAACAACGCGTTGCGCATCAACGGGCTGGGTGCGCCACGCGCCTTTGATGTTTCGGTCTTGCGCCAAATCGGTTTGCCGAATGTGAGCTATGGCGAAGATTACGCCGTAGCCTTGCGGCTCAGCCGCACGTATGAAATTGGCCGCATCTACGACTCGCTTTATTTTGCGCGGCGCTGGTCAGGCAATTCCGACAGCGCTCTGCCGCTGGCGACGGCGAACCGCTACGACAGCTATAAAGATCATCTGCGCACCGTCGAGATCGAAGCCCGGCGGCAATTCAATGCCAAGGCGGGCTTGCGGCAAACATGA